In Helicobacter pylori, a single genomic region encodes these proteins:
- the speE gene encoding spermidine synthase (catalyzes the formation of spermidine from putrescine and S-adenosylmethioninamine), producing the protein MWITQEITPYLRKEYTIEAKLLDVRSEHNILEIFKSKDFGEIAMLNRQLLFKNFLHIESELLAHMGGCTKKELKEVLIVDGFDLELAHQLFKYDTRIDFVQADEKILDSFISFFPHFHEVKNNKNFTHAKQLLDLDIKKYDLILCLQEPDIHKIDGLKRMLKEDGVFISVAKHPLLEHVSMQNALKNMGGVFSVAMPFVAPLRILSNKGYIYASFKNHPLKDLMVPKIEALTSVRYYNEDIHRAAFALPKNLQEVFKDNIKS; encoded by the coding sequence ATGTGGATCACCCAAGAAATCACGCCGTATTTGCGTAAAGAATACACCATAGAAGCGAAATTATTAGATGTTAGAAGCGAGCATAATATCTTAGAGATTTTTAAATCTAAGGATTTTGGTGAAATTGCGATGCTCAACCGCCAGTTGTTGTTCAAGAATTTTTTGCACATTGAAAGCGAGTTGCTCGCTCATATGGGAGGTTGCACCAAGAAAGAGCTTAAAGAAGTTTTGATTGTGGATGGGTTTGATTTGGAATTAGCCCACCAGCTTTTTAAATACGACACGCGTATAGATTTTGTGCAAGCGGATGAAAAGATTTTAGACAGCTTCATTAGTTTTTTCCCCCATTTCCATGAAGTGAAAAACAACAAGAATTTCACGCACGCTAAACAACTTTTAGATTTAGACATTAAAAAATACGATTTGATCCTTTGCTTGCAAGAGCCAGATATTCATAAAATAGATGGTTTAAAAAGAATGCTTAAAGAAGATGGGGTGTTTATTTCGGTAGCCAAACACCCGTTATTAGAGCATGTGAGCATGCAAAACGCCCTTAAAAACATGGGCGGAGTTTTTTCTGTTGCCATGCCTTTTGTAGCGCCTTTAAGGATTTTGAGCAATAAGGGTTATATTTACGCTTCTTTTAAAAACCACCCCTTAAAAGATTTAATGGTGCCAAAAATAGAAGCGCTAACAAGCGTGAGATACTATAACGAAGACATCCATAGGGCCGCATTCGCTTTGCCTAAAAATTTACAAGAAGTCTTTAAAGACAATATCAAATCTTAA